A portion of the Streptomyces sp. NBC_01335 genome contains these proteins:
- a CDS encoding acyltransferase family protein, which translates to MRRCSRAHLACRSGSRFAASSVRGAVITRTRIAVGRITWSQGSVADCFKGRNNSLGFIRLCLASAVVVSHASVLGFGDKEFGHWFSHGQTDLGKLSVYGFFVLSGILVTRSGNRLPLGRYLWHRALRLLPGLWVCLAVTAFVIAPFLYWRQQGSLDGFWGHSRGPLDYMESNWAIAPRQNDVSGVIAHSAGSGLAHSPSIDAALWSLRYEVLCYFGVALLALTGVLARARRVVLLVAVVLGFFVINPALATPHWAGFSDSSYATSFEIFPVMGKFDPDILIYLGFAFAIGAVIEMYRERIPVSDPLGILSVVLLLGSIHYGYLFVVGIPAFAYLLLWLAIRLPGPFRRIGARNDLSYGVYIYGFAVQQSLTAVGFARWGFWPYLAMSLGGTLAVAALSWHLIEKPAMRLKDIGRKPAVRTAPVAAQPAPPGETEESVDESGQGRTLADSGSRTGG; encoded by the coding sequence TTGCGGCGTTGCTCTCGCGCACACCTCGCGTGCCGGTCGGGAAGCCGGTTCGCCGCTTCTTCGGTTAGAGGTGCAGTCATCACTCGTACGCGTATTGCGGTCGGCCGGATCACATGGTCCCAGGGATCGGTCGCCGACTGCTTCAAAGGCCGGAACAACAGTCTCGGATTCATCCGGCTGTGTCTGGCCTCCGCCGTCGTCGTCTCGCACGCCAGCGTGCTGGGATTCGGGGACAAGGAGTTCGGTCACTGGTTCAGCCACGGGCAGACCGACCTCGGCAAGCTCTCCGTCTACGGCTTCTTCGTCCTCTCGGGCATTCTCGTGACCCGCAGCGGCAACCGGCTCCCGCTGGGCCGCTACCTCTGGCACCGCGCCCTGCGCCTGCTGCCCGGCCTCTGGGTCTGCCTCGCCGTGACCGCCTTCGTCATCGCCCCCTTCCTCTACTGGCGCCAGCAGGGAAGCCTGGACGGTTTCTGGGGCCACTCCAGGGGGCCGCTCGACTACATGGAGTCGAACTGGGCCATCGCCCCCCGCCAGAACGACGTCTCCGGGGTCATCGCCCACTCCGCCGGCTCCGGCCTGGCGCACAGCCCCAGCATCGACGCCGCGCTCTGGTCGCTGCGCTACGAGGTGCTCTGCTACTTCGGCGTCGCCCTGCTCGCCCTGACCGGCGTGCTCGCCCGCGCCCGCCGCGTCGTGCTCCTGGTGGCCGTGGTCCTCGGCTTCTTCGTGATCAACCCGGCCCTGGCCACCCCGCACTGGGCCGGATTCTCCGACTCGTCGTACGCCACGAGCTTCGAGATCTTCCCCGTGATGGGCAAGTTCGACCCCGACATCCTCATCTACCTCGGTTTCGCGTTCGCCATCGGCGCCGTGATCGAGATGTACCGGGAGCGCATCCCGGTCAGCGACCCGCTGGGCATCCTCTCGGTCGTCCTGCTCCTCGGGAGCATCCACTACGGGTACCTCTTCGTCGTCGGCATCCCCGCCTTCGCCTACCTGCTCCTCTGGCTCGCGATCCGGCTCCCCGGGCCGTTCCGCCGCATCGGGGCCCGCAACGACCTCTCGTACGGCGTCTACATCTACGGGTTCGCCGTCCAGCAGTCGCTGACCGCCGTCGGCTTCGCGCGCTGGGGATTCTGGCCCTACCTCGCGATGTCGCTCGGCGGCACGCTGGCGGTCGCGGCGCTCTCCTGGCACCTGATCGAGAAGCCCGCGATGCGGCTCAAGGACATCGGCCGCAAGCCGGCCGTCCGCACCGCCCCCGTGGCCGCCCAGCCCGCTCCCCCCGGGGAGACGGAAGAATCGGTCGACGAGTCCGGCCAGGGCCGGACGCTCGCGGACAGCGGCAGCCGCACGGGCGGCTGA
- the proB gene encoding glutamate 5-kinase has product MTEARRIVVKVGSSSLTTAVGGLDADRVDALVDVLAKVRSGGEREIVLVSSGAIAAGLAPLGLHRRPKDLARQQAAASVGQGLLVARYTASFARYGVRVGQVLLTTDDTSRRAHYRNAYRTLDQLLEMGALPVVNENDTVATDEIRFGDNDRLAALVAHLVHADLLVLLSDVDGVYDGDPSTPGTSRIAEITGPQDLAGVTIGSAGKAGVGTGGMVTKVEAARIASAAGIPVVLTSAWHAADALAGRDTGTYFHPTGRRSADRLLWLAHASAPQGALVLDEGAVRAVVERRTSLLPAGICAVDGDFTAGDPVELRDPEGRAVARGLVNFDAREIPQLLGRSTHDLARELGPAYEREVVHRDDLVVLMPPSTPRIG; this is encoded by the coding sequence GTGACCGAGGCCCGCAGGATCGTCGTCAAGGTGGGCTCCTCCTCGCTCACCACCGCGGTGGGCGGACTCGACGCCGACCGGGTCGACGCCCTCGTGGACGTCCTCGCCAAGGTCCGCAGCGGCGGTGAGCGGGAGATCGTCCTCGTCTCCAGCGGCGCCATCGCCGCCGGGCTCGCCCCGCTGGGCCTGCACCGCAGACCGAAGGACCTGGCCCGCCAGCAGGCGGCCGCCAGCGTCGGCCAGGGCCTGCTGGTGGCCCGCTACACCGCCTCCTTCGCCCGCTACGGCGTACGCGTCGGCCAAGTCCTGCTGACGACCGACGACACCAGCCGTCGCGCCCACTACCGCAACGCCTACCGCACCCTCGACCAGCTCCTGGAGATGGGCGCCCTGCCCGTCGTCAACGAGAACGACACCGTCGCCACGGACGAGATCCGCTTCGGCGACAACGACCGCCTCGCCGCCCTCGTCGCCCACCTCGTCCACGCCGACCTGCTCGTCCTCCTCTCCGACGTGGACGGGGTGTACGACGGCGACCCCAGCACGCCGGGCACCTCGCGGATCGCCGAGATCACCGGCCCACAGGACCTGGCCGGGGTCACGATCGGCAGCGCGGGCAAGGCCGGCGTCGGCACCGGCGGCATGGTCACCAAGGTGGAGGCGGCCCGGATCGCCAGCGCCGCCGGCATCCCCGTCGTCCTCACCTCCGCCTGGCACGCCGCCGACGCCCTCGCCGGACGGGACACCGGGACCTATTTCCACCCCACCGGCCGCCGCTCCGCCGACCGCCTCCTCTGGCTCGCCCACGCCTCCGCCCCGCAGGGCGCGCTCGTCCTCGACGAAGGGGCCGTGCGGGCCGTCGTCGAACGCCGCACCTCCCTGCTGCCCGCGGGCATCTGCGCCGTGGACGGCGACTTCACGGCCGGAGACCCCGTCGAACTCCGCGACCCCGAAGGACGGGCGGTCGCACGCGGCCTCGTCAACTTCGACGCCAGGGAGATCCCCCAGCTGCTCGGCCGCTCCACCCACGACCTCGCCCGCGAACTCGGACCCGCCTACGAACGCGAGGTCGTACACAGGGACGACCTCGTCGTTCTCATGCCCCCCTCGACGCCCCGAATCGGCTGA